The Nitrosomonas communis genome has a segment encoding these proteins:
- a CDS encoding F0F1 ATP synthase subunit epsilon, giving the protein MGTIFHLDIVSAEESIYSGPAEFIAAPALMGEVGIFPNHTPMLTRIRSGMVRIKAPLKDEEAVYVSGGMLEVQPDVVTILADTAIRGNDLDEAKALEAKRRAEEAMKNKISEIEYARAQAELIEAAAQLTAIQKLRNRGH; this is encoded by the coding sequence ATGGGAACAATATTTCATCTGGATATTGTAAGTGCTGAAGAATCAATATATTCTGGACCCGCAGAGTTTATTGCGGCACCTGCACTTATGGGCGAAGTGGGCATTTTTCCTAATCACACGCCAATGCTTACTCGCATTCGATCAGGTATGGTGAGAATTAAGGCCCCTTTAAAAGACGAAGAAGCAGTTTATGTATCAGGTGGTATGTTAGAAGTCCAACCAGACGTGGTAACAATACTAGCTGATACTGCCATACGTGGTAACGATCTTGACGAGGCTAAAGCTTTAGAAGCAAAGCGAAGAGCTGAAGAAGCTATGAAGAATAAAATATCTGAGATTGAATATGCGCGTGCACAAGCTGAATTAATTGAAGCTGCAGCACAACTTACTGCCATTCAAAAACTTAGAAATCGCGGTCATTAG
- the galE gene encoding UDP-glucose 4-epimerase GalE yields MIILVTGGAGYIGSHTIIELLNNKHDVIIIDNLLNSSKVAINRIEKIVGKKLTFYEKDVRNKQALEEIFSKHQIDGVIHFAGLKAVGESVRVPLKYYNNNLISTISLLEVMESHEVRQLVFSSSATVYGDPVIVPIKESATLPAKVTNPYGQTKLIIETMLMDLAITNNNWQITALRYFNPIGAHESGTIGEDPSDIPNNLMPYVSQVAVGKLKELSVFGNDYPTPDGTGVRDYIHVTDLAKAHVAALNIPATPNEYRAINVGTGKGTSVLELVNAFEHASGVKIPYKITDRRPGDIAACYADPSLAHSLLGWQAQKSLKDACADSWRWQSDNPNGYKG; encoded by the coding sequence ATGATTATTCTTGTAACAGGTGGTGCTGGCTATATTGGTAGCCACACTATCATAGAGCTGCTTAACAATAAACACGATGTGATTATCATTGATAATCTATTAAATAGTAGTAAAGTCGCGATAAATCGAATCGAGAAAATTGTTGGAAAAAAGCTTACATTTTACGAAAAAGACGTCCGTAATAAGCAAGCACTTGAAGAAATATTTTCAAAGCATCAAATTGACGGTGTTATTCATTTTGCTGGTCTTAAAGCGGTGGGCGAGTCGGTGAGAGTGCCACTCAAGTATTACAATAATAATCTTATTTCCACAATCTCATTATTAGAGGTTATGGAATCTCATGAGGTCAGGCAATTGGTTTTCAGCTCATCAGCCACCGTTTATGGTGACCCAGTAATCGTTCCGATCAAAGAATCTGCCACACTCCCCGCTAAAGTTACTAACCCATATGGTCAAACAAAGCTTATTATTGAGACTATGCTCATGGATCTTGCAATAACCAATAATAATTGGCAAATTACTGCACTGCGCTATTTTAATCCAATAGGTGCGCACGAGTCTGGAACTATCGGTGAAGATCCAAGCGATATACCTAATAACCTTATGCCCTATGTCAGTCAAGTTGCAGTTGGCAAACTCAAGGAGCTTTCTGTATTTGGTAATGACTATCCTACCCCTGATGGTACAGGCGTACGAGACTATATTCATGTAACCGACCTTGCGAAAGCACACGTAGCAGCTCTAAACATACCTGCTACACCGAACGAGTATCGTGCAATAAATGTTGGTACAGGCAAAGGCACAAGCGTGCTGGAGCTTGTTAATGCATTCGAACATGCAAGTGGCGTAAAAATACCTTATAAAATTACTGACCGGCGGCCCGGTGATATCGCAGCATGTTATGCTGATCCAAGCCTAGCGCACTCTCTCTTAGGCTGGCAAGCACAAAAATCTCTTAAAGATGCCTGCGCAGATTCATGGCGCTGGCAAAGTGACAACCCTAATGGTTATAAAGGATGA
- a CDS encoding ubiquitin family protein — MYYQEKIMAGKSSGTDQLVSARKLLKTAKTAAELRTAQAVLLPLELSMSLEQTAKVISRSV; from the coding sequence ATGTATTACCAGGAAAAAATCATGGCAGGAAAATCAAGTGGAACAGATCAATTGGTATCGGCCCGAAAATTGTTGAAAACAGCTAAAACAGCGGCTGAATTGAGGACAGCCCAAGCAGTATTGTTGCCATTGGAATTGAGCATGTCGCTAGAGCAAACGGCGAAGGTTATTAGCCGTTCAGTCTGA
- the atpB gene encoding F0F1 ATP synthase subunit A: MASDLELTPTSYINHHLTNLTVSLGEEPFWTLHVDTLLMSIILGILGMGFLWLIVRRATPGVPTKRQAFVELLVEFIDTQVKNTFHGDRHKFVAPAALTIFVWVLLLNTMDLLPIDIMAWVYEHVFGLHNWRTVPTTDVNTTFALALSIWFLMIFFNVQVKGVGGWTYELFCTPFGKNPILWPLNLLFNMIEYVSKPLSHSLRLFGNIYAGEIIFLLLGMWAATGVTGSFFSVILGVGWLIFHILIVTLQAFIFMMLAVVYLSMAHESH; encoded by the coding sequence ATGGCATCAGATCTTGAGCTTACTCCAACCTCATACATAAACCATCATCTTACTAACTTAACTGTATCTCTGGGAGAAGAGCCGTTTTGGACACTGCATGTGGATACATTGCTGATGTCTATCATTCTCGGCATCCTGGGAATGGGTTTTTTGTGGCTAATCGTCCGTAGAGCTACACCTGGTGTACCTACTAAACGGCAGGCTTTTGTAGAGCTACTTGTGGAATTTATCGATACACAAGTAAAAAATACATTTCATGGTGACAGGCATAAATTTGTCGCGCCAGCAGCCTTGACTATTTTCGTATGGGTATTGTTGCTTAATACAATGGATTTGTTGCCGATTGATATTATGGCATGGGTTTATGAGCATGTATTTGGGCTGCATAATTGGCGCACTGTTCCAACTACCGATGTGAATACCACGTTTGCATTGGCGCTCTCCATATGGTTCTTAATGATATTCTTTAACGTTCAAGTCAAGGGAGTAGGGGGATGGACGTATGAGCTGTTTTGTACGCCATTTGGAAAAAATCCAATACTTTGGCCGCTGAATTTATTGTTCAACATGATTGAGTATGTATCAAAGCCACTGTCTCATTCTCTGCGGCTCTTTGGGAATATCTACGCAGGAGAGATCATTTTCCTCCTTCTGGGGATGTGGGCAGCTACTGGCGTTACAGGCTCCTTTTTTAGCGTGATTCTGGGCGTGGGATGGTTAATTTTTCATATTCTGATAGTAACACTCCAAGCATTCATTTTTATGATGCTCGCTGTGGTTTATTTATCAATGGCGCATGAGTCACATTAA
- the atpE gene encoding F0F1 ATP synthase subunit C, whose product MENLQFLAMIQAYTGIGIGLMIGLGAAGACIGVGVMCSRFLEGAARQPEMIPTLQGKVFLLLGLTDASFIIAVGLAMLFAFGNPLLAVIQ is encoded by the coding sequence ATGGAAAATTTGCAATTTCTCGCAATGATTCAAGCTTACACAGGAATAGGAATTGGCTTGATGATTGGGTTGGGCGCAGCAGGAGCATGTATCGGGGTGGGCGTTATGTGTAGTCGCTTTCTGGAGGGTGCTGCACGCCAACCAGAAATGATTCCTACTTTACAAGGTAAAGTTTTCTTATTATTAGGATTGACTGACGCATCATTCATTATTGCCGTTGGCTTGGCCATGCTATTTGCTTTTGGTAATCCCTTATTAGCAGTAATTCAATAA
- the atpG gene encoding F0F1 ATP synthase subunit gamma, giving the protein MAGSREIRNKIRSVKNTQKITRAMEMVAASKMRKAQERMRKARPYGEKIRNVAAHMSRASTEYRHPFLIQRDTVKRIGIIVVTSDKGLCGGLNTNVLRKAVNQMRTWETEGEQIEVCCIGNKGLGFMSRIGANIISQITGLGDIANIEKLIGAIKIVLDGYTADRFDRVYLFYNRFVNTMKQEPTMEQLLPLSDERMRAGKQDTEQKKLWDYLYEPEAKPIIDDIMVRYVEALIYQAVTENMASEQSARMVAMKAASDNAGNLINELTLIYNKSRQAAITKELSEIVGGAAAV; this is encoded by the coding sequence ATGGCTGGAAGCAGGGAGATACGCAATAAAATCCGAAGCGTTAAGAATACGCAGAAGATTACTCGTGCTATGGAAATGGTTGCTGCGTCAAAAATGCGTAAAGCTCAGGAGCGCATGAGAAAAGCACGACCGTATGGCGAAAAGATCCGCAATGTCGCTGCTCATATGAGTCGTGCGAGTACGGAATATCGGCATCCTTTTTTGATCCAACGTGATACGGTAAAACGTATTGGTATTATTGTAGTGACCTCAGACAAAGGTTTGTGCGGCGGACTAAATACTAATGTGCTGCGTAAAGCTGTTAATCAGATGCGTACATGGGAAACTGAAGGCGAGCAAATCGAAGTCTGTTGTATTGGTAACAAAGGCCTGGGCTTTATGAGTCGTATTGGAGCAAATATCATTTCGCAGATAACAGGTCTTGGTGATATAGCAAATATCGAGAAACTGATAGGTGCTATAAAAATTGTACTTGATGGATATACAGCGGATCGTTTTGACAGGGTTTATCTTTTTTACAATCGCTTTGTGAATACGATGAAGCAAGAGCCCACGATGGAGCAATTATTGCCATTATCCGACGAGCGCATGCGTGCAGGGAAGCAGGATACCGAGCAGAAGAAATTATGGGATTATTTATACGAGCCTGAAGCGAAACCAATAATAGACGATATTATGGTTAGATATGTTGAAGCATTAATCTATCAGGCCGTTACGGAAAATATGGCATCGGAGCAATCTGCTAGAATGGTTGCTATGAAAGCTGCTTCAGATAATGCAGGTAATTTAATTAATGAATTGACCTTGATTTACAATAAGTCTCGTCAAGCGGCTATTACAAAAGAATTATCTGAAATTGTTGGCGGTGCAGCCGCTGTTTAA
- the atpA gene encoding F0F1 ATP synthase subunit alpha, protein MQLNPSEISELIKSRIEGLSISTEVRTQGTIVSLTDGIVRIHGLSDVMQGEMLEFPGNTFGLALNLERDSVGAVILGAYEHLTEGDTVKCTGRILEVPVGEGLLGRVVNALGQPIDGKGPIAAKGTEPIEKIAPGVIWRQSVDQPVQTGLKAVDSMVPVGRGQRELIIGDRQTGKTAVAIDAIINQKGENMICIYVAIGQKASSIANVVRKLEEHGAMEYTIVVVASASESAAMQFIAPYSGCTMGEYFRDRGQDALIVYDDLTKQAWAYRQISLLLRRPPGREAYPGDVFYLHSRLLERAARVSADYVEKYTKGAVKGKTGSLTALPIIETQAGDVTAFVPTNVISITDGQIFLETDLFNAGIRPAINAGISVSRVGGAAQTKVIKKLGGGIRLALAQYRELAAFAQFASDLDEATRKQLERGKMATELMKQSQFATLSVSEMALTLFALNKGYLDDVEVKRGLAFEAALRSYMRNQHAEIMDKIETTKNLDDATEQALSAAIEEFKKTGTY, encoded by the coding sequence ATGCAGTTAAACCCATCAGAAATTAGTGAGCTGATTAAAAGTAGGATTGAAGGACTTTCTATATCGACTGAGGTTCGTACTCAAGGCACCATCGTATCATTAACTGATGGCATTGTTCGAATTCACGGACTTTCAGATGTGATGCAAGGGGAAATGCTTGAGTTTCCCGGCAATACCTTTGGTTTGGCATTGAATTTAGAAAGAGATTCAGTCGGTGCGGTTATTCTGGGTGCTTATGAACACCTCACTGAAGGCGATACTGTCAAATGTACAGGACGGATATTAGAAGTACCAGTTGGTGAAGGTTTGTTAGGACGGGTAGTTAACGCATTAGGACAACCCATAGATGGAAAAGGACCTATCGCAGCTAAGGGAACAGAGCCTATAGAGAAAATTGCACCAGGCGTTATTTGGCGACAATCTGTTGATCAACCAGTTCAAACTGGGCTTAAGGCTGTTGACTCCATGGTGCCAGTTGGCCGAGGCCAGCGCGAATTGATCATTGGGGATCGCCAGACCGGGAAAACGGCTGTAGCAATAGATGCAATCATTAATCAGAAAGGTGAGAATATGATCTGTATCTATGTGGCAATTGGGCAAAAAGCTTCATCAATTGCGAACGTTGTGCGTAAACTTGAGGAGCATGGCGCAATGGAATATACCATTGTCGTTGTAGCATCAGCTTCTGAATCCGCCGCGATGCAATTTATAGCACCCTATTCAGGTTGCACGATGGGCGAATATTTTAGAGATAGAGGGCAAGATGCGCTTATCGTATATGATGATTTGACTAAACAGGCTTGGGCATATCGTCAAATATCGTTATTGCTCCGTCGACCTCCCGGTCGGGAAGCTTATCCAGGAGACGTGTTTTATCTACATTCTCGCTTGTTGGAACGTGCAGCAAGGGTAAGTGCTGATTATGTCGAAAAATATACAAAGGGAGCGGTTAAGGGAAAAACAGGATCGTTAACAGCGTTACCAATAATTGAAACGCAAGCAGGTGACGTGACTGCATTTGTGCCCACCAATGTTATCTCCATTACTGATGGGCAGATATTTCTAGAAACAGATCTATTTAATGCTGGAATTCGTCCTGCTATTAATGCCGGTATTTCTGTATCGCGCGTCGGCGGGGCGGCACAAACAAAAGTAATTAAAAAACTAGGTGGTGGTATACGATTAGCATTAGCACAATATCGTGAACTTGCTGCTTTTGCACAGTTTGCATCGGATCTGGATGAAGCAACACGTAAGCAACTTGAGCGCGGAAAAATGGCAACCGAGCTGATGAAGCAGTCGCAGTTTGCTACCTTGAGTGTGTCAGAGATGGCATTGACGCTTTTTGCGTTGAATAAGGGATACCTTGATGATGTTGAAGTCAAGCGAGGTTTAGCATTTGAAGCAGCTTTGAGGAGCTATATGCGTAATCAGCATGCTGAAATTATGGATAAGATTGAAACAACCAAAAATCTGGATGATGCGACTGAGCAGGCGTTATCCGCAGCAATCGAAGAATTTAAAAAAACTGGGACATATTAA
- a CDS encoding F0F1 ATP synthase subunit B, which translates to MNINFTLISQAVAFSIFVWFTVKFVWPPLLRAIEERQKQIADGLAAGERGKKELELASQRSSEALKEAKQRATEIITQAEKRAAEIVEEAKDNARIEGERILTAAKAEIEHEIFGAKEALRQQIANLALAGATKILRREVNAKVHADLLASIQEELK; encoded by the coding sequence ATGAATATTAATTTCACTCTCATCTCTCAAGCAGTAGCCTTTTCGATATTCGTATGGTTTACGGTCAAATTTGTCTGGCCACCTTTGTTGCGTGCAATTGAAGAGCGTCAAAAGCAAATTGCCGATGGTTTAGCTGCTGGCGAGCGTGGTAAAAAAGAGCTGGAGCTTGCAAGTCAAAGATCTTCGGAAGCGTTAAAAGAAGCTAAGCAGCGCGCCACAGAAATTATTACACAAGCTGAGAAGCGAGCAGCGGAGATTGTTGAAGAAGCCAAGGATAATGCAAGGATCGAAGGAGAGCGGATATTGACAGCCGCTAAAGCTGAAATTGAGCATGAAATATTTGGAGCAAAAGAAGCTTTACGCCAGCAAATTGCCAATTTAGCATTAGCAGGGGCAACGAAAATATTGCGGCGTGAGGTGAATGCCAAAGTCCATGCTGATCTGCTTGCATCAATTCAAGAAGAGTTAAAGTAA
- a CDS encoding F0F1 ATP synthase subunit delta: MAEEITIARPYAEAVFKLAKEKNALSSWSDMLNALTEVTTIEQIRTLISDPGVPANKLAEIILEVCENKLDSDGRNLVNLLIENNRLDVLPQLSALYEQLKAQFEEILEANIISAYAISDSQLEKLVSVLENKFKCKIKAKVNIDPELIGGVKIVIGDEVIDSSVRGKLETMSVALKS; the protein is encoded by the coding sequence ATGGCTGAGGAAATAACAATTGCTAGACCTTATGCTGAGGCCGTATTTAAATTAGCAAAGGAAAAGAATGCATTATCGTCTTGGTCGGATATGCTCAATGCGCTTACAGAGGTGACAACGATAGAGCAAATACGAACTCTTATTTCAGATCCAGGCGTACCAGCCAACAAGTTAGCTGAAATAATTTTGGAGGTTTGTGAAAATAAGCTCGATAGTGATGGAAGAAATTTAGTTAATTTATTGATTGAAAATAATCGATTAGATGTGCTCCCTCAATTGAGTGCTCTGTATGAACAATTAAAAGCTCAGTTTGAAGAAATACTGGAGGCAAATATTATTTCTGCGTACGCTATTTCAGATAGCCAACTAGAGAAATTAGTGTCGGTGCTTGAAAATAAATTTAAATGTAAAATTAAAGCAAAAGTAAACATAGATCCAGAGTTAATAGGCGGAGTAAAGATAGTAATTGGCGATGAAGTTATTGATAGCTCCGTACGCGGTAAACTCGAGACCATGTCTGTTGCCCTCAAAAGCTAG
- the atpD gene encoding F0F1 ATP synthase subunit beta translates to MSQGKIVQCIGAVIDVEFQRESVPNVYDALIMKGTDLTLEVQQQLGDGIVRTIALGSSEGLRRGMTVENTEKQITVPVGTKTLGRIMDVLGRPIDEMGDIGADKSMPIHRAAPAFDELTASTELLETGIKVIDLVCPFAKGGKIGLFGGAGVGKTVNMMELIRNIAIEHSGYSVFAGVGERTREGNDFYHEMKESKVLDKVALVYGQMNEPPGNRLRVALTGLTMAESFRDEGRDVLFFVDNIYRYTLAGTEVSALLGRMPSAVGYQPTLAEEMGRLQERITSSKTGSITSIQAVYVPADDLTDPSPATTFGHLDATVVLSRDIASLGIYPAVDPLDSTSRQLDPMIVGEDHYNTARAVQQTLQRYKELRDIIAILGMDELSPEDKLTVSRARKIQRFLSQPFFVAEVFTGSPGKYVPLKETIKGFKGIVNGEYDDVPEQAFYMVGGIEEAIEKAKTIQ, encoded by the coding sequence ATGAGCCAGGGTAAAATTGTTCAATGTATCGGTGCAGTGATTGATGTTGAATTTCAGAGGGAAAGTGTTCCTAATGTTTATGACGCACTGATAATGAAAGGTACGGACTTAACACTTGAAGTACAGCAACAGCTAGGAGATGGGATTGTAAGGACAATTGCTCTCGGGTCGTCTGAAGGATTGCGTCGTGGAATGACCGTTGAAAATACGGAAAAGCAGATCACAGTGCCGGTTGGTACAAAAACGCTTGGACGTATTATGGATGTGCTGGGTAGACCTATTGATGAAATGGGAGATATAGGTGCCGATAAAAGCATGCCCATTCATCGTGCTGCGCCTGCTTTTGATGAACTGACAGCTTCAACTGAATTATTAGAAACGGGTATTAAAGTTATTGATTTAGTCTGTCCATTCGCTAAAGGCGGGAAAATTGGTTTGTTTGGCGGGGCAGGTGTAGGTAAAACTGTGAATATGATGGAGTTGATCCGTAATATTGCGATTGAGCATAGTGGCTACTCTGTATTCGCGGGTGTTGGAGAAAGAACTCGGGAAGGTAATGATTTTTACCATGAGATGAAGGAATCCAAGGTATTGGATAAGGTTGCTCTGGTTTATGGTCAGATGAATGAGCCACCAGGTAATCGTTTGCGTGTAGCATTAACTGGGTTGACCATGGCAGAATCATTCCGTGATGAGGGTCGTGATGTCTTGTTTTTCGTAGACAATATCTACCGTTACACACTTGCTGGAACAGAAGTATCTGCGTTACTGGGACGGATGCCTTCTGCTGTAGGCTATCAACCTACTCTTGCTGAAGAAATGGGACGTTTACAAGAACGTATTACGTCTTCTAAAACGGGTTCTATTACATCCATCCAAGCTGTTTATGTGCCCGCGGATGATTTAACGGATCCTTCACCAGCAACTACTTTCGGGCATCTTGATGCTACAGTCGTATTATCGCGTGATATCGCATCGCTGGGAATTTATCCTGCAGTTGATCCACTTGACTCTACTTCTCGACAATTAGATCCAATGATTGTTGGAGAGGATCATTACAATACTGCCCGTGCAGTACAACAAACCTTACAACGTTATAAGGAATTACGTGATATTATTGCAATTCTTGGCATGGATGAACTTTCACCTGAAGATAAATTAACTGTAAGCAGGGCAAGAAAGATTCAGAGATTCTTATCCCAGCCATTCTTTGTTGCGGAAGTATTTACTGGCTCACCCGGCAAATATGTACCATTGAAAGAAACAATCAAAGGATTTAAAGGAATTGTTAATGGTGAATATGATGATGTGCCAGAGCAGGCCTTTTATATGGTTGGTGGGATCGAAGAAGCGATTGAGAAAGCCAAGACGATTCAATAA